From the genome of Bacteroides sp. MSB163, one region includes:
- a CDS encoding TonB-dependent receptor, whose translation MGRIIKNCSMKRVVKLALLFAFLIPLSSLAQNIQLTGTVTDTTGETVIGASVLEKGTTNGVISNIDGNFSLNVSPKAIIVISYVGYTTQEIPLNGAKNIKVVLKEDTEMLEEVVVIGYGTMKKSDMTGAISSVDVEELSKRTTTNPAEALQGKIAGVNIMKAGGNAGAGVQVKIRGVKTFGDNEPLYIIDGFPGDINAVNPQDIQAMEVLKDGAAAAIYGSVAANGVIIVTTKNGKKGETKIDFSAYVSMTNVAKKLDLLNAEQYKKVHTQMYENWNAHVMNHKSQYDPKGNGAWEKQILELEPYMTKNTGIDTDWQDAMMCTGLSQNYMFSVRGGSENAQYSVSYNHADDKGIFLGNDYRQDNARLKLHMSKYIFDIDANMAFKFTNSKQPEYQLKEMYMISPLVPIYNENEEYGFGLTNFDNLPNNRNVMADQHYEKSTDKKYHTTANVALTANFTKWLSFKTSYAYRGEHQRQTYHTPAYISDVKAKRDYPYHSETTAYWEEHVWENVLSFNKVFGKHSVNAIAGTSTMARKYTWNSVGVEGKSTTYKVEDGQLVIGEQAGGFLDLGFSTIGAGAGGTYDGDGTKWDYRRVSFFGRVNYNYNDRYLIQATVRSDGSSKFGADNRWGFFPSIAVGWRISEEEFFPKGIALNNLKLRASWGRLGNENALGYYDFLALISTYNTKYQGYVKGNGDNAWAGSIARGLENRSLKWETTDTKNIGLDFGFFNNKLTGAMNYYYNQTEELLITKALPPSAGLNNPILNVGKIRNSGVEVEINWADSKGGFDYNIGMNFSTTKNKVVELADKGQVLYGEGLKYGTEHFPTQTRVGKPIGAFYLYKTNGLFQSNEEARQYVNADGDEYQPFADAGDIRFVDVNGDGSIDDDDKVYCGSGIPTLEVNLNFSAGYKGFDLSVVLGSAWGHKIYNGNKYFYEGMNSGSNFLTSSLNAWTPQNTNTNIPRAIFNDPNGNLKESDRFIEKGDFVRLRQLQLGYTLPKKMMQKVFIERLRFYVSGENLFTITGYDGIDPEFSRVSVLNTGIDKLIYPFTRSFTLGAQLTF comes from the coding sequence ATGGGTAGAATTATTAAGAATTGTTCCATGAAGAGAGTAGTCAAGTTAGCCTTACTCTTTGCTTTCCTGATTCCACTAAGTTCTTTAGCACAGAACATTCAACTGACAGGTACAGTAACCGATACAACAGGTGAAACTGTTATCGGTGCAAGTGTACTTGAAAAAGGTACTACTAACGGAGTTATTTCCAATATAGACGGTAACTTCTCACTAAACGTTTCCCCTAAGGCAATTATCGTTATTTCTTATGTAGGATACACTACTCAGGAAATTCCTCTTAACGGTGCAAAAAACATTAAGGTAGTATTGAAAGAAGATACTGAAATGTTGGAAGAAGTAGTAGTCATCGGTTATGGTACCATGAAGAAAAGTGATATGACAGGTGCCATTTCATCTGTTGACGTCGAAGAACTATCCAAACGTACCACCACCAACCCCGCCGAAGCGCTGCAAGGTAAAATCGCCGGTGTAAACATTATGAAAGCAGGTGGTAACGCCGGTGCCGGCGTACAAGTAAAAATTCGTGGCGTAAAGACTTTTGGAGATAACGAACCTCTTTATATCATCGATGGTTTCCCGGGTGATATAAATGCTGTCAACCCGCAGGATATTCAAGCCATGGAAGTACTGAAGGATGGTGCTGCCGCTGCCATATACGGTTCGGTTGCTGCCAATGGTGTAATCATCGTAACTACTAAAAATGGTAAGAAAGGTGAAACAAAAATAGATTTCAGTGCGTACGTAAGTATGACAAATGTAGCGAAAAAGCTCGACTTGCTGAATGCAGAGCAATATAAGAAAGTACATACACAAATGTATGAGAACTGGAACGCTCATGTAATGAATCATAAGTCGCAATACGACCCGAAAGGTAACGGTGCATGGGAAAAACAAATATTGGAACTAGAACCTTACATGACCAAGAATACTGGCATCGACACTGACTGGCAGGATGCCATGATGTGTACCGGTCTTTCACAGAACTATATGTTCAGTGTAAGAGGTGGTAGCGAAAATGCTCAATATTCCGTTTCGTACAATCACGCTGATGATAAAGGTATTTTCCTTGGCAATGATTACCGTCAGGATAATGCACGCCTAAAGCTGCACATGAGCAAATATATCTTTGATATTGACGCCAACATGGCTTTCAAATTCACAAATAGCAAACAGCCCGAATATCAGCTGAAAGAAATGTATATGATTTCTCCGCTGGTACCTATCTACAATGAAAATGAAGAATATGGCTTCGGTCTGACAAACTTCGATAACCTGCCCAACAATCGTAATGTCATGGCCGACCAGCACTACGAGAAATCTACAGATAAGAAGTATCATACCACCGCCAACGTAGCTTTAACTGCCAACTTCACTAAATGGTTGAGTTTCAAAACAAGTTATGCTTACCGTGGAGAGCATCAACGCCAAACTTACCATACACCGGCTTACATTTCCGACGTAAAAGCCAAGCGAGACTATCCGTATCATAGCGAAACCACCGCTTACTGGGAAGAGCATGTATGGGAGAATGTACTGAGTTTCAACAAAGTATTCGGTAAACATTCTGTCAATGCCATAGCCGGTACTTCAACCATGGCTCGCAAATATACATGGAATTCTGTAGGCGTAGAAGGTAAATCAACAACTTATAAGGTAGAGGACGGGCAATTGGTAATCGGTGAACAAGCAGGCGGTTTCCTCGATCTGGGCTTCTCTACAATCGGCGCAGGTGCAGGTGGTACTTACGACGGTGATGGAACTAAATGGGATTACAGACGCGTATCCTTCTTCGGTCGCGTAAATTATAACTACAACGATCGTTATCTGATTCAGGCAACTGTACGTTCCGACGGTTCTTCCAAGTTTGGTGCTGACAACCGTTGGGGTTTCTTCCCATCAATAGCTGTGGGCTGGAGAATCAGTGAAGAAGAATTTTTCCCAAAAGGTATTGCGCTGAACAATTTGAAATTACGTGCCAGTTGGGGACGTCTGGGTAACGAAAATGCCTTGGGATATTACGACTTCCTCGCTTTAATTTCTACTTATAACACTAAATACCAGGGATATGTAAAAGGTAACGGTGATAATGCATGGGCAGGAAGTATTGCCCGCGGGCTGGAGAATCGTTCGTTGAAATGGGAAACTACAGATACTAAGAATATTGGTCTTGACTTCGGTTTCTTCAACAACAAACTGACCGGTGCCATGAACTACTATTACAATCAAACCGAAGAACTCTTGATTACGAAAGCACTTCCACCTTCTGCCGGCTTGAACAACCCAATCCTGAATGTGGGTAAAATCCGCAACTCCGGCGTTGAAGTTGAGATAAACTGGGCTGACTCAAAAGGTGGTTTCGATTATAACATCGGTATGAATTTCAGTACAACCAAGAATAAAGTTGTAGAACTGGCAGACAAAGGACAGGTTCTTTACGGTGAAGGTTTGAAATATGGAACCGAACACTTCCCAACCCAGACGCGCGTTGGCAAACCCATTGGTGCATTCTATCTTTATAAGACCAACGGTTTGTTCCAAAGCAATGAAGAAGCCCGCCAATATGTAAATGCAGATGGAGACGAGTATCAGCCTTTCGCCGATGCCGGTGATATCCGCTTTGTAGATGTAAATGGAGACGGCTCTATTGATGACGACGATAAGGTCTATTGTGGATCGGGTATACCTACACTGGAAGTTAACCTGAATTTCTCTGCCGGCTATAAAGGCTTCGACCTTTCTGTTGTATTGGGTAGTGCATGGGGACACAAGATTTATAATGGTAACAAGTACTTCTATGAAGGCATGAACTCCGGTTCCAACTTCCTCACATCATCCTTGAATGCCTGGACACCTCAAAATACCAATACAAACATACCTCGCGCCATCTTCAACGATCCGAACGGTAACTTGAAGGAGTCTGACCGCTTCATTGAGAAAGGTGACTTTGTCCGCCTCCGTCAATTACAATTAGGTTATACCCTACCGAAAAAAATGATGCAAAAAGTATTCATCGAGAGATTGCGTTTTTATGTAAGTGGTGAAAACCTCTTCACAATCACCGGATACGACGGCATCGACCCCGAATTCTCACGTGTAAGTGTATTGAATACCGGTATTGATAAACTGATTTATCCGTTTACCCGTTCATTCACTTTGGGTGCCCAACTTACTTTCTAA
- a CDS encoding RagB/SusD family nutrient uptake outer membrane protein — protein MKKVIYIASLCFASLFVSSCDDHLTLESPDQLTSGSFWRNESDAQAGISAAYSQLEYYIDTWEFAEVKWPVEAYREDIINMGNDARNYPNWLELYNFTYTNGNSQFSNYWWNNYKGASFANQVIEKVTEMEEGTIDPTVRTQIINEGYFLRAYYHLKLLLNWKEIIIRDKYITSQAELSKGLSPRPDTWDFIIEDLKRATALPSSYDNDNIGRATSGAANAYLGFAYLTRAYEESDKKTEYLNEALTALNNVKGYELVKKFSSMFDASNKNSKESIFELQTSMSSANGANYRTQLHRWIGTSELWGWDEILPSNVLMEAYMKEGEIATTGRYDSRLYESVFFQCDYFNDGSGRVYGGDYDNWFCSFDEKNNPIPGTSYNRPSFRKFMPTDYDGLYNNYCAINIPLMRYANVLLMKAEVLNEQGHPEQAIPLINEIRNVHGDMPAMKGTSQQEVREQIEHERMIEFPLENWRWYDLRRWGKLASALADAGRAGFNAEKNSFYPIPLTEINSNDQINK, from the coding sequence ATGAAAAAAGTAATATATATAGCCAGCCTTTGTTTTGCATCGCTCTTTGTGAGCTCTTGCGATGATCATCTAACCTTAGAATCTCCCGACCAGTTGACTTCGGGAAGTTTCTGGCGTAACGAAAGTGATGCACAAGCCGGAATATCGGCTGCATATTCGCAATTAGAATACTACATTGACACCTGGGAATTTGCCGAAGTTAAATGGCCGGTGGAAGCTTACCGTGAAGACATTATCAATATGGGTAACGATGCACGTAACTATCCCAACTGGTTGGAACTCTACAATTTCACTTACACAAACGGTAACTCACAGTTCAGCAATTATTGGTGGAACAACTACAAAGGAGCCAGCTTTGCCAATCAGGTAATAGAGAAAGTGACAGAAATGGAAGAAGGAACTATCGACCCTACTGTCCGCACACAAATTATAAACGAAGGTTATTTTCTTCGTGCTTACTATCACCTTAAACTGCTTTTGAATTGGAAAGAAATTATCATCCGTGATAAGTATATCACCAGCCAGGCAGAATTAAGCAAAGGACTTTCACCGCGTCCCGATACCTGGGATTTTATTATAGAAGATTTAAAGCGAGCCACTGCTCTCCCTTCTTCTTATGACAACGACAACATCGGTCGTGCCACCAGTGGGGCAGCCAATGCCTATTTAGGTTTTGCCTATCTGACACGCGCTTATGAAGAATCTGACAAGAAGACAGAATATTTGAATGAGGCACTTACAGCACTAAACAATGTCAAGGGCTACGAACTGGTAAAGAAGTTTTCAAGTATGTTTGACGCCAGCAACAAAAACAGCAAAGAATCTATCTTTGAGTTGCAAACTTCCATGAGTAGCGCCAATGGTGCTAACTATCGCACTCAACTCCACCGTTGGATAGGTACATCCGAACTTTGGGGATGGGATGAGATTCTTCCGAGTAATGTATTGATGGAAGCGTACATGAAAGAAGGTGAGATTGCCACAACCGGACGCTATGACTCACGCTTGTACGAGAGTGTATTCTTCCAATGTGATTATTTCAATGATGGAAGCGGACGTGTTTACGGAGGCGATTATGACAACTGGTTCTGTAGTTTCGATGAAAAGAATAACCCTATTCCTGGTACAAGTTACAACCGTCCTTCTTTCCGCAAGTTCATGCCCACCGACTATGATGGCTTATACAATAATTATTGTGCCATCAACATTCCTTTGATGCGTTATGCCAATGTACTACTGATGAAGGCGGAAGTATTGAACGAGCAAGGACATCCCGAACAAGCCATTCCACTGATTAATGAAATCAGAAATGTGCATGGAGACATGCCTGCTATGAAAGGAACTTCACAACAGGAGGTACGTGAGCAAATAGAACATGAACGCATGATTGAATTCCCGCTGGAAAACTGGCGCTGGTATGATTTACGCCGTTGGGGCAAATTAGCTTCAGCACTGGCTGATGCAGGGCGCGCCGGCTTTAATGCAGAGAAGAATTCGTTCTATCCTATTCCGTTGACTGAAATCAATTCGAACGACCAAATTAACAAATAA
- a CDS encoding LysO family transporter, producing the protein MFTIIGLMLTGMLLGYLLRKRNLSKIHKVITVLIWVLLFILGIEVGGNEQIIKGLHTIGFEAVILTIGGTLGSVIAAWALWRALYKRKGGQA; encoded by the coding sequence ATGTTTACAATTATCGGACTGATGCTCACAGGAATGCTGCTGGGCTACCTCTTACGGAAACGGAATTTAAGTAAAATACATAAGGTTATCACAGTACTGATCTGGGTACTGCTCTTCATTCTCGGTATTGAAGTGGGAGGAAACGAGCAGATTATCAAAGGACTGCACACCATTGGCTTTGAAGCCGTCATACTCACCATAGGTGGAACTCTGGGAAGTGTGATTGCCGCTTGGGCACTGTGGAGAGCCTTATACAAACGGAAAGGAGGACAAGCATGA
- a CDS encoding lysine exporter LysO family protein, protein MKGSLIIVGFFVLGTLCGVFHLIPIDIVVNSKVSFYALCALMFCVGLSVGNDPQTLKNFRSLNPRLIFLPIMTILGTLAGSTAVSLILTHRSLTDCLAVGSGFGYYSLSSIFITEYKGAELGTIALLANISREILTLLAAPLLVRWFGNLAPISAGGATTMDTTLPIITRTAGQQFVVVSIFHGFVVDFSVPFLVTLFCSI, encoded by the coding sequence ATGAAAGGAAGTCTTATCATAGTCGGCTTTTTTGTGCTGGGTACACTTTGCGGAGTCTTTCACCTGATACCTATCGACATCGTAGTAAATAGTAAAGTCAGCTTTTATGCACTTTGCGCACTGATGTTCTGTGTAGGGCTAAGCGTAGGCAATGACCCACAAACGTTGAAAAATTTCCGTTCACTCAATCCACGGTTGATATTCCTGCCTATCATGACCATTCTGGGCACGTTGGCAGGTTCTACCGCAGTCAGCCTGATACTGACACACCGTTCCCTGACAGATTGCCTGGCTGTAGGTTCGGGCTTCGGTTACTATTCACTCTCCAGTATCTTCATTACCGAATATAAAGGAGCTGAATTAGGAACAATTGCCCTGCTCGCCAACATCAGCCGCGAGATTCTGACCTTGCTGGCTGCACCGTTACTGGTACGCTGGTTCGGTAACCTCGCCCCTATCTCTGCCGGAGGGGCAACTACAATGGACACCACACTGCCCATTATTACACGAACGGCCGGACAACAATTTGTAGTTGTCTCCATCTTCCACGGATTTGTGGTGGATTTCAGCGTTCCGTTCCTTGTGACACTGTTTTGTTCAATTTAA
- a CDS encoding glycoside hydrolase family 2 TIM barrel-domain containing protein — translation MKAKVYTLLFSSLLCVSALADNEPWQNPQINEINREPMYAHFIPFTNETNALKQRSLPADVRFDVNPATERRVSLDGTWKFLFSKNNDLCPKDFHKPGYNTRKWSKIQVPGSWELQGFDAPIYTDTRYPFPANPPYVPADYNPVGAYIREFTVPNGWEGMDIFLDFEGVESAYYVWVNGELAGYAEDSRLPSHFNVTKLLKKGSNKLAVKVFRYSDGSYLEGQDYWKYSGIERDVYLYARPQSRVRDFRMTAELVNDYKDGELDLDILLHQPKVGETVEVKILDGDKEIYNRKKSITSTTDTLFSQQEIFPNIRAWNAETPNTYTLVVSTFDAQGKPLESFTHLFGFRTVEMRNGMQMINGKAVLFKGVNRHEHDPHKGRTISVASMIHDIQLMKQFNLNGVRNCHYPNYSAWYELCTEFGLYVVDEANIESHGMMDHKDGTLANYTDWERPFMERMSRMIARDRNYSAIVTWSMGNESGYGKHFETLYDYTKKIDPTRPVQYEGGGYDAKSDIYCPMYARIWSLRRHINQRDKRPLIMCEYAHAMGNSIGNFQDYWDLIYKYDQLQGGFIWDWVDQTFAIKDKNNRDIWAFGGDMGFVGIVNDSNFCANGLVAADRSLHPHIYEVKKVLQYIHFEPIAFTPNKIKASNRHDFIGLEGYILRWAVECDGKAVQGGEMDFPVITPGNSANIELPLKALPADGKEYFLTLRAFTKHEAPLIPKGHEVAIEQWILPTTQIAGKVQPANNTLAIDRNNEAITLKGNNFQIAFSAQNGEITELIYHGKNLIKEGLQPNFWRPLTDNDIPNGHLNRCATWKTAGKDAKLENLEVTEKQQIATVTATYKMEAQGSTLQTIYDIHPDGAVRVSMHFTPGKQALSEMPRLGMRMILPAEYEMMSWLGRGPQENYADRKTGALIGLYNATVWEQFHPYVRAQETANHCDVRWTALRNAAGEGLLITGEEPLSVSVWNFPMEDIEYRPSQVERRHGGSILKKDIIWLNIDHRQMGVGGDNTWGAQVHPEYTITPQEWKYSFTLQPLEAKDDAAEQAHKCWF, via the coding sequence ATGAAAGCCAAAGTTTATACCTTACTCTTTTCCTCATTGCTTTGTGTTTCTGCCCTGGCTGATAACGAACCTTGGCAGAACCCACAAATCAACGAGATAAACAGAGAGCCGATGTATGCGCACTTCATTCCGTTTACGAATGAAACCAACGCTTTGAAACAACGCTCTCTCCCCGCCGATGTGCGTTTCGACGTGAATCCTGCGACAGAAAGACGAGTTTCTCTGGATGGAACCTGGAAATTCCTGTTCTCAAAGAATAACGATCTTTGTCCCAAGGATTTTCATAAACCCGGATACAATACCCGGAAGTGGAGCAAAATACAAGTTCCCGGAAGTTGGGAACTGCAAGGATTCGATGCTCCTATCTATACGGATACCCGCTATCCATTTCCTGCCAATCCTCCGTATGTGCCTGCCGATTACAATCCGGTAGGAGCTTACATCCGTGAGTTTACCGTCCCGAATGGTTGGGAAGGTATGGATATCTTCCTTGACTTCGAAGGAGTGGAATCCGCTTATTATGTATGGGTGAACGGTGAACTTGCCGGATATGCCGAAGACAGCCGTCTGCCGTCTCACTTCAACGTTACGAAGTTGTTGAAAAAAGGCAGTAATAAACTTGCCGTGAAAGTATTCCGTTACAGCGACGGCTCCTATCTTGAAGGGCAGGACTACTGGAAATACAGTGGCATTGAGCGAGATGTATATCTCTATGCCCGTCCGCAAAGCCGTGTCCGTGATTTCCGTATGACTGCCGAGTTAGTCAATGATTACAAAGATGGGGAACTAGACCTCGATATATTACTTCACCAGCCGAAAGTCGGAGAAACCGTCGAAGTTAAGATATTGGATGGAGACAAGGAGATTTACAACCGGAAGAAATCCATCACTTCCACCACCGATACTCTGTTCAGCCAACAGGAGATTTTCCCGAATATACGTGCATGGAATGCTGAAACGCCAAATACTTACACATTAGTAGTCAGTACCTTCGACGCCCAGGGAAAACCACTGGAATCTTTCACTCACCTTTTTGGTTTCCGCACGGTAGAAATGCGCAACGGAATGCAGATGATCAACGGGAAAGCAGTACTGTTTAAAGGAGTAAACCGTCACGAGCACGATCCGCACAAAGGACGCACTATCAGTGTTGCTTCCATGATACATGATATTCAGTTGATGAAGCAATTCAACCTGAACGGTGTACGCAACTGTCACTATCCGAACTATTCTGCCTGGTACGAGCTTTGCACCGAATTCGGTCTGTACGTGGTAGATGAAGCCAACATCGAAAGTCATGGCATGATGGATCATAAGGATGGTACGCTGGCTAATTATACGGATTGGGAACGCCCCTTCATGGAGCGCATGAGCCGCATGATTGCACGCGACCGTAACTACTCAGCCATCGTCACCTGGTCCATGGGTAATGAATCCGGGTATGGCAAACATTTTGAAACGCTGTATGATTATACTAAGAAAATAGATCCGACTCGTCCGGTACAATACGAAGGAGGCGGCTACGATGCAAAAAGCGACATTTACTGTCCGATGTATGCACGTATCTGGTCACTGCGCCGCCACATCAATCAGCGTGACAAACGCCCCTTGATTATGTGTGAATACGCCCATGCGATGGGCAACAGCATAGGAAACTTCCAGGATTACTGGGATTTGATTTATAAGTATGACCAGCTACAGGGCGGATTTATCTGGGACTGGGTAGACCAGACATTCGCCATCAAAGATAAAAACAACCGTGATATCTGGGCATTCGGAGGCGACATGGGCTTTGTAGGCATCGTCAACGACTCTAACTTCTGTGCCAACGGATTGGTAGCCGCCGACCGTTCTCTCCATCCGCACATCTATGAGGTAAAGAAAGTATTGCAATACATTCACTTCGAACCGATAGCTTTTACTCCGAACAAGATAAAAGCCAGCAATCGACATGATTTCATCGGCTTGGAAGGATATATCCTGCGTTGGGCAGTAGAGTGCGACGGAAAAGCGGTACAAGGAGGTGAAATGGACTTCCCCGTAATCACTCCGGGAAACTCTGCCAATATAGAATTACCCTTGAAAGCATTGCCTGCCGACGGTAAGGAATACTTCCTGACTCTGCGCGCATTCACCAAGCATGAAGCTCCGCTGATACCGAAAGGACATGAAGTGGCCATCGAGCAATGGATACTCCCCACGACTCAAATCGCCGGAAAGGTTCAGCCCGCCAACAATACATTGGCAATAGACCGGAATAACGAAGCAATCACACTGAAAGGAAATAACTTCCAGATAGCCTTCTCTGCCCAAAACGGTGAGATAACAGAACTAATCTACCATGGAAAGAATCTGATAAAAGAGGGATTACAACCCAACTTCTGGCGTCCGTTGACGGACAACGATATTCCTAATGGACACCTCAATCGCTGCGCCACCTGGAAGACTGCCGGAAAGGATGCTAAACTGGAGAATCTGGAAGTTACGGAGAAACAGCAGATTGCCACCGTAACGGCTACTTATAAGATGGAAGCGCAAGGCTCTACATTGCAAACGATCTATGATATTCATCCTGACGGTGCTGTCCGGGTGAGCATGCACTTCACCCCGGGCAAACAGGCACTGAGTGAAATGCCTCGTCTGGGTATGCGCATGATACTTCCGGCAGAATATGAAATGATGTCCTGGCTAGGACGCGGTCCGCAGGAAAACTATGCAGACCGGAAGACAGGAGCATTGATAGGCCTGTATAATGCTACGGTTTGGGAACAATTCCATCCGTATGTACGTGCCCAGGAAACGGCCAATCACTGTGATGTACGTTGGACTGCCCTACGCAATGCCGCCGGAGAGGGTTTACTGATTACGGGAGAAGAGCCTCTGAGCGTAAGCGTCTGGAACTTCCCGATGGAGGACATTGAATATCGTCCCTCGCAGGTGGAACGCCGTCATGGAGGAAGTATCCTGAAAAAGGATATAATTTGGCTGAACATCGATCATCGGCAGATGGGTGTGGGGGGTGACAATACCTGGGGAGCACAGGTACATCCCGAATACACCATCACGCCACAAGAGTGGAAATACAGTTTCACACTGCAACCGCTCGAAGCAAAAGATGATGCAGCGGAACAGGCTCACAAATGTTGGTTCTGA
- a CDS encoding MGH1-like glycoside hydrolase domain-containing protein, whose translation MRHKFIHIICFTLLVAGIAACTPGNKNTAEKRYTFNNILDIAYTPDTLHRCYGWFTDAGSWMGFTLPEKENWVNGFCGPFSLDMFRRQWMAQSAVTVGFSQKISDTFVPDSTCYYPGELYMSAHSGNGTITQRLNFVSASTALLRIEADKAEELMLTGSQWGKNITVSVEQNSVIARHPSGESVTVTFPPDVALTGTDNNYTALIHPSKYPVNVAISFFTSEKEMTAGLQNLPNLLNNPEKALQANAERWEGYLTKILRTDMKPEYDRIAVKAVTTLISNWRTHRGGLLHEGIVPSHAASYFVGFWAWDTWRFSAGTAKFDPELAKNNIRAMFDYQQPDGMVIDCIYTDPSENNARDSKPPLVCWAVDKIFTHTGDTAFVSEMYPQLLSYYKWWYQKRDHNHNGMCEYGSTDGTLEAAAWESGMDNAIRFDDAMMLKNDGSEDAWSMDQESVDLNAYLALECKMLKKFAGLLNVPFDGPDYSDKVADYFFDPKLNFFFDRRLKDGSFIEEPGCEAYTPLWTQIATQEQVDKMLPMLQDTAKFSTYIPFPTIAADNPKYNPRGYWRGPIWLDQTYFAIRGLRNYGYHKLADEYTLQVFDRLNGLKEGAPVHENYGTHTGERLKAPHFSWSSSHLLMMYDDYGK comes from the coding sequence ATGCGACACAAGTTTATACACATCATTTGTTTTACTCTGTTGGTTGCAGGTATCGCCGCCTGCACTCCCGGCAACAAAAACACTGCAGAGAAGCGGTATACCTTCAACAATATATTGGATATCGCCTACACTCCCGATACCTTGCACCGCTGTTACGGCTGGTTCACAGATGCCGGCTCGTGGATGGGTTTCACTCTTCCCGAGAAAGAGAATTGGGTAAACGGTTTCTGCGGCCCGTTCAGTCTGGATATGTTCCGCCGCCAGTGGATGGCTCAATCCGCTGTTACGGTAGGTTTTAGTCAGAAAATCTCAGATACCTTTGTGCCTGACTCCACCTGTTACTATCCCGGAGAACTGTATATGTCCGCCCATTCCGGCAACGGAACTATCACCCAACGGCTTAACTTCGTAAGTGCCTCCACCGCATTGCTTCGTATAGAAGCCGACAAAGCGGAAGAACTGATGCTGACCGGTAGTCAATGGGGGAAGAATATAACCGTAAGCGTAGAGCAGAACTCTGTAATAGCCCGCCATCCCAGTGGAGAAAGCGTAACTGTAACGTTCCCTCCCGATGTGGCACTTACCGGAACGGATAACAATTATACCGCCCTTATCCACCCCTCTAAGTATCCCGTAAATGTAGCCATTTCCTTCTTCACCTCCGAAAAGGAAATGACAGCCGGATTACAGAACCTCCCCAACCTGCTCAATAATCCCGAGAAAGCATTGCAGGCCAATGCCGAACGTTGGGAAGGATACCTGACGAAGATACTGCGTACCGACATGAAACCCGAATATGACCGCATCGCCGTGAAAGCCGTAACCACTCTTATCTCCAACTGGCGCACCCACCGTGGCGGTCTGTTGCACGAGGGAATCGTTCCAAGTCATGCAGCAAGCTACTTCGTAGGTTTCTGGGCATGGGACACCTGGCGTTTCAGTGCGGGGACTGCTAAGTTCGATCCTGAACTGGCAAAGAATAACATCCGCGCCATGTTCGATTATCAGCAACCGGACGGCATGGTAATCGACTGTATCTACACTGATCCATCCGAAAACAATGCGCGCGACAGCAAGCCACCCCTTGTATGTTGGGCTGTAGACAAGATTTTCACGCATACAGGCGACACGGCTTTCGTTTCCGAGATGTATCCGCAACTGCTTTCTTATTATAAATGGTGGTATCAGAAACGCGACCATAACCATAACGGTATGTGTGAATACGGCTCCACAGACGGTACTCTGGAAGCAGCCGCTTGGGAAAGCGGAATGGACAATGCCATCCGTTTTGACGATGCCATGATGTTGAAAAACGATGGAAGCGAAGATGCCTGGAGTATGGACCAGGAAAGTGTAGACCTGAACGCCTACCTGGCACTGGAATGTAAAATGCTGAAGAAGTTTGCCGGATTACTGAATGTCCCATTCGACGGTCCTGACTATAGCGACAAAGTAGCCGATTATTTCTTTGATCCCAAACTCAACTTCTTCTTTGACCGCCGCCTGAAAGACGGTTCATTTATTGAAGAACCGGGATGCGAAGCCTATACTCCGCTGTGGACACAAATTGCCACGCAAGAACAGGTAGACAAGATGCTGCCCATGCTTCAAGATACAGCAAAGTTCTCAACGTATATTCCTTTCCCCACCATTGCCGCGGATAATCCCAAGTATAACCCACGCGGCTACTGGCGTGGTCCTATCTGGCTGGATCAAACTTACTTTGCCATCCGCGGACTCCGCAACTACGGTTATCATAAGCTCGCCGATGAATATACCTTGCAGGTATTCGACCGCCTGAACGGACTGAAAGAAGGAGCGCCCGTCCACGAGAACTACGGCACTCACACCGGAGAGCGACTAAAAGCACCGCATTTTAGTTGGAGTTCCTCCCATCTGCTGATGATGTACGATGATTACGGAAAGTAA